A single region of the Gossypium arboreum isolate Shixiya-1 chromosome 12, ASM2569848v2, whole genome shotgun sequence genome encodes:
- the LOC108479171 gene encoding nodulation receptor kinase-like, whose translation MMEGLVYWILTCFVFLIVCFFNIVQSTNAQGFLSIACCVQSSFTDKNLTWIPDDQWFTNRKGCKNLNQGNQSSRIFEIEWGKRCYSLPTVKDQDYLIRGSFPVVETEGAAVFESSFTVSVGSTPLSVVNSSADLVVEGIFRAANSYTDFCLVHGKGDPYISSLELRPFNDSGYLNDKSSNILKVVNRTDLGGFGETRYPEDRYDRIWKPASSLYSPAANSTVIIHNNVNTTVPLNVLRTAVTDSTRLEFLQNDLDNGDYNYTVILYFLELNDSVRIGQRVFDIYINNEKKADNFDILAKGSNYGELVFNVTAKGSLNLTLDKGSNGSELGPLCNAFEMLQVRQRDQETDYNDVVEIKKVKEELLMPNKGNDLLETWSGDPCLPDHWPGLACNSINGSTVITDLDLSSNQFQGSIPPSITKLTHLKTMNLSNNDFSGEIPTFPPSSDLTSVDISCNELEGSVPQSLVSLPHLSTLNYGCNSQLDNDLPSTMNSSKLTTDSGACSRKSRGPTKGIVIGAAACGSAVVTIALGTILVCLYRKKLMARRKYNGKGLSLGKNVVFSLPSTDEVFVRPISIQTYTLQCIEMATEKYETLIGEGGFGSVYRGTLPDGQEVAVKVRSATSTQGTREFENELNLLSAIRHENLVPLLGYCCENDQQILVYPFMSNGSLQDRLYGEAAKRKILDWPTRLSIALGAARGLMYLHTYGGRSVVHRDVKSSNILLDDSMSAKVADFGFSKYAPQEGDSNASLEVRGTAGYMDPEYYSTQQLSAKSDVFSFGVVLLEIISGREPLNIQRPRNEWSLVEWAKPYIRESKIDEIVDPNIKGGYHAEAMWRVVEAALACIEPFSAYRPCIEDIVRELEDALIIENNASEYMKSIDSIYSLGGSNRFPIVMEKKIVVPPTPTASEPSTTNPQTMAPPEPR comes from the exons ATGATGGAAGGATTGGTTTACTGGATTttaacatgttttgtgtttttaaTCGTTTGTTTCTTCAATATTGTTCAATCAACTAATGCACAAG GGTTTTTGAGCATAGCATGCTGCGTTCAATCCAGTTTTACAGATAAAAATTTGACTTGGATACCCGATGATCAATGGTTTACAAACAGAAAAGGTTGCAAGAACTTGAATCAGGGAAACCAAAGTTCTCGGATTTTCGAGATTGAATGGGGGAAAAGATGTTATAGCTTACCGACGGTTAAAGATCAAGACTATCTGATAAGGGGTTCGTTCCCTGTTGTTGAAACAGAGGGAGCTGCTGTGTTTGAATCTTCATTTACTGTTTCAGTCGGTAGCACGCCACTAAGCGTGGTGAACTCATCGGCGGACTTGGTGGTTGAGGGGATTTTCCGAGCTGCTAATAGCTATACTGACTTCTGCTTAGTGCATGGAAAAGGAGATCCCTACATATCGAGTCTTGAACTAAGGCCTTTTAATGATTCAGGgtatttgaatgataaatcatCGAATATTTTGAAAGTGGTTAATAGAACTGATCTAGGAGGCTTTGGAGAGACCAG GTACCCAGAAGACAGATATGACAGAATTTGGAAACCAGCATCAAGTCTTTACTCACCAGCAGCCAACTCCACTGTTATTATCCACAACAATGTGAATACAACAGTGCCTCTCAATGTTCTACGAACTGCTGTCACAGATTCAACACGGTTGGAGTTCCTTCAAAATGACCTTGATAATGGGGATTACAACTACACTGTGATCCTCTACTTTCTTGAGCTCAATGACAGTGTTAGAATTGGCCAAAGGGTGTTTGATATTTACATCAACAACGAGAAGAAAGCGGATAATTTTGATATATTGGCAAAAGGATCAAACTATGGAGAGTTAGTTTTCAATGTGACTGCTAAAGGGTCTCTAAATTTGACCTTGGATAAGGGATCAAATGGATCTGAACTTGGACCACTTTGCAATGCCTTTGAGATGTTGCAGGTGCGCCAAAGGGATCAAGAGACTGATTACAATGATG TGGTTGAGATAAAGAAGGTAAAAGAGGAGTTGTTAATGCCTAACAAAGGAAATGACTTACTGGAAACTTGGTCGGGCGATCCATGCCTGCCTGATCACTGGCCAGGTCTGGCCTGCAACTCCATCAATGGTTCCACTGTCATCACAGATCT GGATCTTTCTTCAAATCAATTTCAAGGGTCAATTCCTCCGAGTATCACAAAGCTAACCCACCTGAAAACAAT GAACCTGAGCAACAATGACTTCAGCGGCGAGATTCCAACATTCCCACCATCCTCCGATCTCACATCAGT GGATATAAGCTGTAATGAACTTGAAGGATCTGTACCACAATCTCTCGTCTCACTTCCCCACTTGAGTACACT AAACTATGGATGCAATTCTCAACTTGACAATGACCTGCCATCTACCATGAACAGCTCAAAGCTAACCACTGA TTCAGGAGCATGTTCCAGAAAATCAAGGGGTCCAACAAAAGGAATTGTCATTGGTGCTGCTGCATGTGGGTCTGCTGTAGTTACTATTGCTCTTGGAACCATTTTGGTTTGCCTTTATAGAAAAAAACTAATGGCTAGGAGAAAATACAATGGGAAAGGACTCTCCTTGGGAAAGA ATGTGGTGTTCTCCCTTCCTAGCACAGATGAAGTTTTTGTTAGGCCAATATCTATACAGACATATACTCTACAATGCATTGAGATGGCCACCGAAAAGTACGAAACATTGATCGGTGAAGGAGGGTTCGGATCAGTGTATCGAGGTACTCTTCCTGATGGTCAGGAAGTTGCTGTGAAGGTCCGATCAGCTACCTCAACTCAAGGAACTCGAGAGTTCGAGAACGAG TTAAACCTTCTTTCGGCTATTCGGCATGAGAACCTGGTTCCTCTTCTTGGTTATTGTTGTGAAAACGATCAACAAATCCTCGTTTATCCTTTCATGTCCAATGGCTCTTTGCAAGATCGACTCTATG GGGAAGCAGCAAAACGTAAAATTTTAGATTGGCCAACCAGGCTTTCCATTGCTCTTGGTGCTGCTCGAG GTTTGATGTATCTTCATACCTATGGCGGGCGTAGTGTTGTACATAGGGATGTAAAATCAAGCAACATACTTTTGGATGATAGCATGAGTGCTAAAGTAGCAGACTTTGGTTTTTCAAAATATGCTCCTCAAGAAGGTGACAGTAATGCTTCCCTTGAAGTAAGGGGCACAGCCGGATACATGGATCCAGA GTATTACTCAACCCAGCAACTATCTGCAAAAAGTGATGTCTTCAGCTTTGGTGTGGTTCTACTTGAAATTATAAGTGGAAGGGAGCCTCTAAACATACAGAGGCCAAGAAATGAATGGAGTTTAGTTGAATGG GCAAAACCTTATATAAGGGAATCAAAGATTGATGAAATAGTTGATCCTAACATAAAAGGAGGGTACCATGCTGAGGCAATGTGGAGAGTAGTAGAGGCAGCATTGGCATGTATTGAGCCCTTTTCGGCTTACCGACCGTGCATTGAGGACATTGTTCGAGAGCTAGAAGATGCTTTGATCATAGAGAACAATGCATCTGAGTACATGAAGTCCATTGACAGCATATATAGCTTGGGAGGGTCCAATCGCTTCCCAATAGTGATGGAAAAGAAGATAGTTGTACCACCTACACCAACTGCTTCAGAACCCTCCACTACTAATCCACAAACAATGGCTCCTCCTGAGCCACGATAG